One window of Nicotiana tomentosiformis chromosome 11, ASM39032v3, whole genome shotgun sequence genomic DNA carries:
- the LOC104086352 gene encoding cysteine protease ATG4-like isoform X1, whose protein sequence is MPKKTQISKSSSDSDSPRKNLGSLISSEPEPGPSSNIKTSVWSGFLVSPFSIFDTEPKGCLKKGDLSSKKYYNGIGINWTSAVKRMMNSGSMRRIFGINKTGIPNGSKSDIWLLGVCYKVVQDDDPSIEPTQSEGFSAFVDDFSSRILVTYRKGFPPIGDSKYTSDVNWGCMLRSSQMLVAQALLLHRLGRSWRKSLDKVLESQNTAVLSVVKMLNFQFKTTIFHNQPHDQKYVDILHLFGDSEESACSIHNLLQAGKTYGLSPGSWVGPYAMCRTWETLARSKREETGNADMSSLMSFYVVSGDEDGERGGAPVLCVEDIVRHCSDLSNGEVDWIPVLFLVPLVLGLDKINSRYLPLLAATFSFPQSLGILGGRPGASTYIVGVQDDQAFYLDPHEVQPVVDIKTDKLDIDTSSYHCNTLRHFPLDSIDPSLAIGFYCRDKSDFDDFCIRASKLVDQSNGAPLFTITETRSSPTAVEYNDRVTSNSGVPELDSFDAVGPGESDGGRPEDEWQLL, encoded by the exons ATGCCTAAAAAAACCCAAATTAGTAAAAGTTCCTCTGATTCAGATTCCCCAAGAAAAAATCTTGGTTCTTTAATTTCTTCAGAACCAGAACCAGGACCAAGCAGTAACATAAAAACTTCTGTTTGGTCTGGTTTTTTGGTTTCTCCTTTTTCAATATTTGATACTGAGCCAAAAGGGTGTTTAAAAAAAGGTGACTTAAGTTCAAAGAAGTATTATAATGGTATTGGTATTAATTGGACTAGTGCTGTGAAAAGAATGATGAATAGTGGCTCAATGAGGAGGATTTTTGGGATTAATAAAACTGGGATTCCCAATGGTTCTAAAAGTGATATTTGGCTTTTAGGTGTTTGTTATAAAGTTGTTCAAGATGATGATCCATCAATTGAACCAACTCAAAGTGAAGGTTTTTCAGCTTTTGTTGATGATTTCTCATCTAGGATTCTTGTTACATATCGAAAAG GGTTTCCTCCTATTGGAGATTCTAAGTATACCAGTGATGTTAATTGGGGTTGCATGCTTAGGAGCAGTCAGATGCTTGTTGCTCAG GCTCTACTTCTTCATCGATTAGGAAGATCTTGGAGAAAATCTTTGGACAAGGTACTCGAAAGTCAAAACACTGCAGTACTTTCAGTTGTTAAAATGCTCAATTTCCAATTTAAAACCACGATATTTCACAATCAG CCGCATGACCAAAAGTATGTTGATATATTGCACCTTTTTGGCGATTCGGAGGAGTCAGCTTGCTCTATCCACAACCTCCTTCAAGCCGGGAAGACATATGGCCTTTCTCCTGGATCATGGGTGGGCCCATATGCAATGTGTCGCACTTGGGAAACATTAGCACGCAGCAAGAGAGAAGAAACGGGGAATGCTGACATGTCTTCTCTCATGTCTTTCTATGTTGTATCTGGGGATGAAGATGGAGAAAGAGGCGGAGCGCCCGTGCTCTGTGTTGAGGACATTGTCAGGCATTGTTCTGACTTGTCAAACGGCGAAGTTGACTGGATACCTGTTCTTTTCTTAGTTCCGTTGGTTCTTGGACTTGACAAAATCAATTCAAG GTATCTTCCTTTACTGGCAGCTACATTCAGTTTTCCTCAAAGCCTTGGGATCCTAGGTGGCAGACCTGGAGCCTCGACTTACATTGTCGGCGTGCAAGATGATCAAGCCTTTTATCTTGATCCACATGAAGTTCAGCCA GTTGTTGATATTAAAACGGACAAGTTAGATATTGATACTTCATCTTATCACTGCAA TACTCTAAGGCATTTCCCTCTGGATTCAATTGATCCATCCTTGGCAATTGGATTTTATTGTAGAGATAAAA GTGATTTTGATGATTTCTGTATACGAGCATCTAAGTTAGTGGATCAATCAAATGGTGCTCCATTGTTTACTATAACTGAAACCCGTAGCTCCCCAACAGCAGTTGAGTATAACGACAGGGTGACTAGTAATTCTGGGGTTCCGGAACTGGATTCCTTCGATGCTGTGGGCCCAGGTGAATCGGATGGTGGTAGACCTGAAGATGAGTGGCAACTACTTTGA
- the LOC104086350 gene encoding inactive protein RESTRICTED TEV MOVEMENT 1-like, whose amino-acid sequence MIKVCPFIGLNGEIWDDEEDKVAKIFISHGRRVNFIQFLYIKNGSFVLSNKHGGDGGLRFDTIKLDYPSEFLTWIRGYYVDFRPIVIQPATYVTSITFGTNKATYGPFGSHESCDIEFDFKFGTDASFGGFHGTTHIHYLESIGVYIKPITCPTIVENREADNSNVS is encoded by the exons ATGATTAAGGTTTGCCCATTTATTGGATTGAATGGTGAAATATGGGATGATGAGGAAGATAAAGTTGCCAAGATTTTTATATCTCATGGTAGAAGAGTGAACTTCATTCAGTTTCTGTACATCAAAAATGGATCCTTTGTCTTGTCCAATAAACATGGTGGTGATGGAGGCTTAAGATTTGATACA ATTAAACTTGATTATCCCTCCGAGTTTCTCACTTGGATACGTGGTTACTATGTGGATTTTCGTCCTATAGTTATTCAACCTGCTACTTATGTGACATCAATCACATTTGGTACAAACAAAGCTACTTATGGACCTTTTGGAAGCCATGAAAGTTGTGATATTGAGTTTGATTTCAAGTTTGGAACAGATGCATCTTTTGGTGGATTTCATGGCACAACTCATATTCATTATCTTGAAAGTATCGGTGTTTATATCAAACCAATTACTTGCCCTACAATAGTAGAGAACAGGGAAGCAGATAACAGTAATGtttcatga
- the LOC104086351 gene encoding inactive protein RESTRICTED TEV MOVEMENT 1-like yields MAFKIETVANSKLKGAKWDDVDQGDIAMIFISYGRTISHLQFLYIKDGNFSLSGRRGDLIEHLEMIKLDYPSEFLIGVNGRHGLGANGTDRVLKFITFVTNKNSYGPFPKNKPNYMGSEDTEFNINVGNYGWLNGFHGTICNGLLESFGVYINPISISKDIDYDKIDVIDC; encoded by the exons ATGGCATTCAAAATTGAAACTGTGGCAAATAGTAAATTGAAAGGAGCAAAATGGGATGATGTTGATCAAGGTGATATTGCAATGATTTTCATTTCCTATGGAAGAACAATTAGTCATCTCCAATTTTTATATATCAAAGATGGAAACTTTTCTTTATCAGGCAGACGTGGTGATCTTATCGAACATCTGGAAATG ATCAAGCTAGATTATCCCTCTGAATTTCTGATTGGAGTAAATGGTAGGCATGGACTTGGGGCAAATGGAACAGATAGAGTTTTGAAATTCATCACATTTGTGACCAACAAAAACTCATATGGACCTTTTCCAAAAAATAAACCTAATTATATGGGAAGCGAAGATACAGAATTCAACATAAATGTTGGAAATTATGGTTGGCTCAATGGATTTCATGGCACAATTTGTAATGGTCTACTTGAAAGCTTTGGAGTTTACATCAATCCAATCTCAATTAGCAAAGACATTGATTATGATAAAATAGATGTAATTGATTGCTAA
- the LOC104086348 gene encoding probable ribonuclease P/MRP protein subunit POP5 isoform X2: MVGFKNRYMVMEVFLDPNKDTGVDEPIIITQFNLTKAIKDVILTNFGECGLASSTNSFQVKYVNPITKLCIIRASREEYQRVWAAITMVRSVGSCPVVFNLLDLSGSIRACRAAALKCDELKFQQYQSLAGARVTPEIQQQMQNYLDKIKVLEH; the protein is encoded by the exons ATGGTGGGATTTAAGAATAGATATATGGTGATGGAAGTTTTTTTGGATCCAAATAAAGATACTGGAGTAGATGAGCCCATCATAATCACTCAATTTAACTTGACCAAAGCCATCAAGGATGTTATTCTGACAAACTTTGGTGAATGTGGCCTCGCCTCATCCACGAATTCATTTCAAG TGAAGTATGTGAATCCAATTACAAAACTTTGTATCATACGAGCATCAAGAGAGGAGTATCAAAGAGTTTGGGCTGCAATAACGATGGTCCGGAGTGTAGGGAGTTGCCCCGTGGTGTTCAACCTACTAGACCTAAGTG GTAGCATCAGGGCATGTAGAGCTGCAGCATTGAAATGCGATGAATTGAAATTTCAGCAATACCAGTCGTTGGCCGGAGCTCGCGTTACACCAGAGATTCAGCAGCAAATGCAGAACTATCTAGACAAGATCAAAGTTTTGGAACACTAA
- the LOC104086352 gene encoding cysteine protease ATG4-like isoform X2: MPKKTQISKSSSDSDSPRKNLGSLISSEPEPGPSSNIKTSVWSGFLVSPFSIFDTEPKGCLKKGDLSSKKYYNGIGINWTSAVKRMMNSGSMRRIFGINKTGIPNGSKSDIWLLGVCYKVVQDDDPSIEPTQSEGFSAFVDDFSSRILVTYRKGFPPIGDSKYTSDVNWGCMLRSSQMLVAQALLLHRLGRSWRKSLDKPHDQKYVDILHLFGDSEESACSIHNLLQAGKTYGLSPGSWVGPYAMCRTWETLARSKREETGNADMSSLMSFYVVSGDEDGERGGAPVLCVEDIVRHCSDLSNGEVDWIPVLFLVPLVLGLDKINSRYLPLLAATFSFPQSLGILGGRPGASTYIVGVQDDQAFYLDPHEVQPVVDIKTDKLDIDTSSYHCNTLRHFPLDSIDPSLAIGFYCRDKSDFDDFCIRASKLVDQSNGAPLFTITETRSSPTAVEYNDRVTSNSGVPELDSFDAVGPGESDGGRPEDEWQLL; this comes from the exons ATGCCTAAAAAAACCCAAATTAGTAAAAGTTCCTCTGATTCAGATTCCCCAAGAAAAAATCTTGGTTCTTTAATTTCTTCAGAACCAGAACCAGGACCAAGCAGTAACATAAAAACTTCTGTTTGGTCTGGTTTTTTGGTTTCTCCTTTTTCAATATTTGATACTGAGCCAAAAGGGTGTTTAAAAAAAGGTGACTTAAGTTCAAAGAAGTATTATAATGGTATTGGTATTAATTGGACTAGTGCTGTGAAAAGAATGATGAATAGTGGCTCAATGAGGAGGATTTTTGGGATTAATAAAACTGGGATTCCCAATGGTTCTAAAAGTGATATTTGGCTTTTAGGTGTTTGTTATAAAGTTGTTCAAGATGATGATCCATCAATTGAACCAACTCAAAGTGAAGGTTTTTCAGCTTTTGTTGATGATTTCTCATCTAGGATTCTTGTTACATATCGAAAAG GGTTTCCTCCTATTGGAGATTCTAAGTATACCAGTGATGTTAATTGGGGTTGCATGCTTAGGAGCAGTCAGATGCTTGTTGCTCAG GCTCTACTTCTTCATCGATTAGGAAGATCTTGGAGAAAATCTTTGGACAAG CCGCATGACCAAAAGTATGTTGATATATTGCACCTTTTTGGCGATTCGGAGGAGTCAGCTTGCTCTATCCACAACCTCCTTCAAGCCGGGAAGACATATGGCCTTTCTCCTGGATCATGGGTGGGCCCATATGCAATGTGTCGCACTTGGGAAACATTAGCACGCAGCAAGAGAGAAGAAACGGGGAATGCTGACATGTCTTCTCTCATGTCTTTCTATGTTGTATCTGGGGATGAAGATGGAGAAAGAGGCGGAGCGCCCGTGCTCTGTGTTGAGGACATTGTCAGGCATTGTTCTGACTTGTCAAACGGCGAAGTTGACTGGATACCTGTTCTTTTCTTAGTTCCGTTGGTTCTTGGACTTGACAAAATCAATTCAAG GTATCTTCCTTTACTGGCAGCTACATTCAGTTTTCCTCAAAGCCTTGGGATCCTAGGTGGCAGACCTGGAGCCTCGACTTACATTGTCGGCGTGCAAGATGATCAAGCCTTTTATCTTGATCCACATGAAGTTCAGCCA GTTGTTGATATTAAAACGGACAAGTTAGATATTGATACTTCATCTTATCACTGCAA TACTCTAAGGCATTTCCCTCTGGATTCAATTGATCCATCCTTGGCAATTGGATTTTATTGTAGAGATAAAA GTGATTTTGATGATTTCTGTATACGAGCATCTAAGTTAGTGGATCAATCAAATGGTGCTCCATTGTTTACTATAACTGAAACCCGTAGCTCCCCAACAGCAGTTGAGTATAACGACAGGGTGACTAGTAATTCTGGGGTTCCGGAACTGGATTCCTTCGATGCTGTGGGCCCAGGTGAATCGGATGGTGGTAGACCTGAAGATGAGTGGCAACTACTTTGA
- the LOC104086348 gene encoding probable ribonuclease P/MRP protein subunit POP5 isoform X1, whose amino-acid sequence MRKKKIEQTDQKKKKNIFFLTFSLLQNPSLSLSINQNPPLLPLRQTPPLLSPSPSPAHLNRRDSAAFAVSPVSSTTKFQIMVGFKNRYMVMEVFLDPNKDTGVDEPIIITQFNLTKAIKDVILTNFGECGLASSTNSFQVKYVNPITKLCIIRASREEYQRVWAAITMVRSVGSCPVVFNLLDLSGSIRACRAAALKCDELKFQQYQSLAGARVTPEIQQQMQNYLDKIKVLEH is encoded by the exons ATGCGCAAGAAAAAAATTGAGCAAACagaccaaaagaaaaagaaaaatatttttttcttaacCTTTTCCCTTTTACAAAATCCGTCCCTCTCCCTGTCAATAAACCAAAATCCTCCTTTGCTGCCCCTCCGCCAAACTCCGCCGTTACTGTCGCCATCGCCGTCACCGGCGCACCTTAACCGCCGTGACTCTGCTGCCTTCGCCGTCTCCCCTGTATCTTCCACCACCAAATTTCA GATCATGGTGGGATTTAAGAATAGATATATGGTGATGGAAGTTTTTTTGGATCCAAATAAAGATACTGGAGTAGATGAGCCCATCATAATCACTCAATTTAACTTGACCAAAGCCATCAAGGATGTTATTCTGACAAACTTTGGTGAATGTGGCCTCGCCTCATCCACGAATTCATTTCAAG TGAAGTATGTGAATCCAATTACAAAACTTTGTATCATACGAGCATCAAGAGAGGAGTATCAAAGAGTTTGGGCTGCAATAACGATGGTCCGGAGTGTAGGGAGTTGCCCCGTGGTGTTCAACCTACTAGACCTAAGTG GTAGCATCAGGGCATGTAGAGCTGCAGCATTGAAATGCGATGAATTGAAATTTCAGCAATACCAGTCGTTGGCCGGAGCTCGCGTTACACCAGAGATTCAGCAGCAAATGCAGAACTATCTAGACAAGATCAAAGTTTTGGAACACTAA